GGAAGATTTGTCTCTTGGGTGAAGAATAAGGTTGAAATCCCCGAAGACCAGCCAGGGGCAAGTCATCGTAGACGACGCAAGGATTAGGGAGTCCAAGAATTCTTGTTTAAGGGAAAGATCGCACGGCCCATATACGTTGGTAATAGCGAAGGAAACGTCAGTTGCCCGGAAGGAGAACCAACACGTGATGAAGAACCGGTCTAGATGAACGTTAGTGCACTCTAGATTAGCGTCGTCCCAAGCGATTAGCAGCCCCCCGGATGCCCCAACCGACGGGAGGTAATGGAAGTTTCTAAGGCCGATCGGCAGGAAAGAGACAGCCTTGAAAGGTGGAATATCTTGCAGCTTAGTTTCTTGAAGGCAAAGGATCGAACCTTAGGCAGATTGTAAGGCTTTTTTTACACCAACGCATTTGTTCGGGCGTCCAAGACCCCGAACATTCCACGAGGCGATGTTAAGGCTTTTAGTCATTGGATAACAGATTAGGCGACGAGGGACAGATATAATAGCAATAGTGATAGATAACGATGCCCGTGAGGGGCCAGGTTACAGCGAATAGCAGAAACGAACTGGGGTCGAAGCTATCTAGGGAGAACCCTAGAACTACAGAACGAGATACCCAGATGGCAGCACTAGCACAGCTGCGAGATACGAATACATAGGGGGGAGAGAGACAAGGCGGCATGCTACAACGGTAAAAGACAAGGTTGCTACAACTAAAATTGCCCAGGGAGTTGCAGCTGCAGGGAATGAAAGACCGGTAGCAGCGTCATTGCCGACCGAAGAAGATGAGGCTGTCACACATCGGATTTCAAAATAATTACAGCGATTACGACGACATAGAAAAAACAGCGCTGAAACGTAGGCACACGAAGTCTAAACAAAAAACAAGATTAATACTACTAGCATTACTCCAACGCAGCATTGCCTCGATGCTACTATTTTCTACTCAAAAGCCCATTGGTTCTCTCTGCGGATCTCGGCCTCCTCCTCGGGTGTGAAGTCATTCTTGATGTTAAAAGTCTTGCAGATCTCCTCCGGGGTCTTACCCTTGATCATGTCTGCAACAGTCTGGCAAGTAAGGTCGAGCAATCCCTTGATATTGAGGTAGTTTGCAGCCAGGATGAGGTTGAAGAGGGTGGCCTGGTCGACCTTGACGAACTCAGCGTCGAAGATCTTGAGGTCCTCAGCGGGGACAGTAGAGGTGGAGGAGCTTGCGTTGGCGGCGCCAGAGTTGTCAGCCGGATTGGGGCTGGCCTGGACGTGCTTCTTGCAGTACTCGATGACCTTGGCGAGGATCTTGGAGTCGACGTTGGGAAGCGGGATCCCGTTGTCGGCGCAGTCGTCCTCGATCATGTGGCGGATGGTCTGCGACTCCATGGCGACCGCCTCCTCGACCTGAAAACCCTCGCCATCCGAGCTCTTGAGCAGGATCATCTTCTTCTCGCGTTCCTCGGCCGCCATCGATGGGAGGATTGGGAGGGGAAACGAAACGCGTACGAGCGAGAAGACGCGGCGGCGGAAGAGCGAGCGAGCGAACGAAAGACAGGAGCTTCTTTGCGTATGGAAAGTACGTGTTGGAGGGGACGGCTAGGGTGGGAACCGGCCGGGGGAATTTATTGGGCCGGTGAGGCACTCGATCGGGGTCGGTCCTACTCGTGTCGGAGTATTCATCTTCTTCGCCAGGGAGTAGTAGTGGTTTCCGTTTCCGTTTCCGTTTCCGTTTCCTTAATTTGTGGTGGAAACCGGCCGGTCCGACGGCGCGATGATGCACGTTTGACGCAGGCATTTTTTTTTTTTGACATGGGCGAAGTCAGACTTTAAGCACCTAGAACGTCCTGCCGCTGCTTGTTCCTCGCAAGACTGGCTTTTTACCTCTTATTAAAGCATGTCCTGGTGCTCACATTTTTCTGGATTATTTCATGATTTCCGGTGATACGCGGTTAGTGAGAGAAGACGTTCCGTTGACTGCAAGATCCCTATGATGACTTCGTAAAacttaagatgatatgccggctcgtatactctctcgaaggtgctcatagggacaGGGCGAGTGTGTTTataaggatgagtgtatgcgcaTATATATGAGTGCTTGTGTCTTTACTGTGTTAAAAAAAGCATGCCCCCCCCCTCGATCGATCTTTGTTGAGGCGCACTACCTGCCTTCTTTTTCTCCTCGCCCCGCATCACATCTCTCTGTCCTTCGTTTTCCCCTCAACACAACTAATAAAGAGCTAATTAATAATAAGAAAACGCTTGGAGTCGGCGACATACTCAGCCACATCTCTTTTCGTTTTTGCTGCAACCGGCACCACTGGAAGCTACAACCAGCGTCGGGGAAGCTAGAACCGGCCTGGATTTTTGCTACAACCAGGCAACGGCGAGTGTGGCCGGCGATGACAACACCACAATTTTTGCTGCAACGGGCAACGGGGAAAGCTACCACCGGCTCCCGGGTTTGCTATAACTAGGAAGACGATGAAGTGTGGCTGACGATGACAGGCTACAAATTTGTTGCAACCGGCAGCGGCAAAGCTACCACCGCGGCCGAATTTACTGCAACTGGCGAGCGGTGGTGCGAAGAGTGGTGACATGGGTGACAATGGCGACCAAGATTTTTAACCGGTGTTGTTTTTGCTACCACCGCGGTGACCGCATGCCGCAAACGGTGCGGCCACGGTGCGACCAGAGATGAGGGGCCAAGTGAGGATAAAGCCAACACATTGTACTTATTGCCCGCCCTAAAGAATCTGTTGAATCGTTCATACGCCCAAAGTCAAACGAAGCAAACATCATTTTTGACCTCAACTACATAAAATGTTGACATGACAAAAGAGTTTTTAATTATCATGCGATCCACATGTAAGTCAATTGGCACAAGAAGTTTGCCATGTAACACATTTTActtaatttttttattatgtggGACTCAAATTTGTGCGAAAACCAAATGTAAAATAAATGTATATGGTGAGGGACCCAAAGTCAGTACCGAACAAAAATAAAACCACATGCAAAACAGATTTTGTTTTGTTTAAGTTTATTTAGAGCATGGGCACACATGCCTGAAATGTTCCAAAACTTATTCATTGTTTATGATAGTGATGCATTGGTGCTCGGTGATATcatatatatttttgcataaatagGGAGAAGCAATTTGAATTTCGGAGTTAACCGTTTACCATTACTTTTTTCGGTTCGTAGCTCATCCCCAAGGCAAATAGAGTTGGTGGTAACAGTAAAAAGAACACCAGGTAGAATAGCTTCATGTGTCACAGTTGTGTTTGGATCGAGCGCTCCACGTTATTGCTAATGCGATGAAAAACAATGTCGATCACCCTATCTGCAGAATCGACCTATTTGGCCTGTGTACTGCTGTTCGCCGAGTGGCTTTTCTTTTGAATAAAAAGAGACATGTGATAATGAACCTTCTTTTTGGCCTGACTCGGATAGCTGCATGCGATAATCTCTATTTTTTGACGGACTATAAAAATTTAATCTGTATCACCACACGCATTTCTGGCTCACATTGATGCGATATTGATGATTTATCTACTGCATTGACTGGGACATGCATGCTTACTTATGATTAATTTTTTGTTACACTTGATAATTACCATGACCCCCATTGGCCCGGTGCACATACGGCATGAGATGATGCCTACATGCCTCCATGATCGTTTCCATGCATACCATCTCACGATGTCGACCGCGTGACAATAAGGCCGACATGTCGTACTCATTGCCCGATCTAAAGAAATTGTTATATCATCTATAGGCCCAAAGTCCAAACGAAGCAAACATCATTATCGCCCCCAACTACATGAATTGCTGACATGACAACATAGTTTTTAAGTATACGCGATCCACATGCAAGTCAATTCGCGCGAGAAGGATCGACATGTAAGACACTTTTTTACTTAATTTTTATTGATTATGTGGAACTCAACTTTTTGAGCTAAAAAGAAATACAGAGCAAATTTATATTTTGATGGAGCCAAAGTCAGAGTAAAACATAAATATAAAAGACATGCAACACATttttgttgtttaagcttatttatagcATGGGCCCAAATTGTGGAAGAGTGCTGCTATACACACGATACCTGTTGGATGATTGCTGGACGATACTGCAAATCGGACCATCCATGCGTAGGACTAGGTGCAACGCAGCCGGTGGATTAACTATCGTGCATGAATCGTCCAGCAGGCATCGTTTGTGAAGTAGTTCCTGTTgcagaacgtagcaataattcaaaattttcctacgtgtcaccaagatcaatctatggagtcatctagcaacgagggaggagtggatctacatacccttttagatcgcgcgcggaagcgttcaagagaacggggttgatggagtcgtactcgtcgtgatccaaatcaccgatgatcctagcgccgaacggacggcacctccgcgttcaacacacgtacggagcagcgacgtctcctccttcttgatccagcaaggggggaggagaggttgatggagatccagcagcacgacggcgtggtggaagtagcgggattccaacagggcttcgccaagcgctgcgggaggagggagatgtgtcatgggagggagagggaggcgtcagGGCTtatgtgttgctgccctcccttccccccactatatatagggccaagggagagggggggatgCGGCCTTTGGCCctccctccaaggaagggtgcggccaagggaggagtcccgactcctccccaaggcacctcggaggtgccttccccctttaggactcttcctttccctcttctcttggcgcatgggcctcttggggctggtgcccttggcccatataggccaaggcgcaccccctacagcccatgtggcccccggggcaggtggccccacccggtggactcccgggacccttccggtggtcccggtacaataccggtgaccccgaaacttgtcccgatagccgaaatagcacttcctatatataattctttaccttcggaccattccggaactcctcgtgacgtccgggatctcatccgggactccgaacaactttcgggttaccgcatactaatatctctataaccctagcgtcaccgaaccttaagtgtgtagaccctacgggttcaggaaccatgcagacatgaccgagacgttctctggccaataaccaatagcgggatctggatacccatgttggctcccacatgttccacgatgatctcatcggatgaaccatgatgtcaaggacttaatcaatctcgtatacaattccctttgtctagcggtattgtacttgcccgagattcgatcgtcggtatccgataccttgttcaatctcgttaccggcaagtctctttactcgttccgtaacacatcatcccgtgatcaactccttgatcacattgtgcacattatgatgatgtcctaccgagtgggcccagtgatacctctccgtttacacggagtgacaaatcccagtctcgattcgtgccaacccaacagacactttcggagatacctgtaatgtacctttatagccacccagttacgttgtgacgtttggcacacccaaagcactcctacggtatctgggagttgcacaatctcatggtctaaggaaatgatactttgacattagaaaagctttagcatacgaactacatgatcttgtgctaggcttaggattgggtcttgtccatcacatcattctcctaatgatgtgatcccgttatcaatgacatccaatgtccatggtcaggaaaccgtaaccatctattgatcaacgagctagtcaactagaggcttactagggacatggtgttgtctatgtatccacacatgtatctgagtttcctatcaatacaattctagcatggataataaacgattatcatgaacaaggaaatataataataactaatttattattgtctctagggcatatttccaacagtctcccacttgcactagagtcaataatccagttcacatcgatatgtgattaacactcaaggtcacatccccatgtgactaa
The Triticum dicoccoides isolate Atlit2015 ecotype Zavitan chromosome 3A, WEW_v2.0, whole genome shotgun sequence genome window above contains:
- the LOC119273567 gene encoding SKP1-like protein 1, with translation MAAEEREKKMILLKSSDGEGFQVEEAVAMESQTIRHMIEDDCADNGIPLPNVDSKILAKVIEYCKKHVQASPNPADNSGAANASSSTSTVPAEDLKIFDAEFVKVDQATLFNLILAANYLNIKGLLDLTCQTVADMIKGKTPEEICKTFNIKNDFTPEEEAEIRRENQWAFE